The Pirellulimonas nuda genome includes a region encoding these proteins:
- a CDS encoding transposase has protein sequence MSRSEAMGMGRRERDRQDVLFVTAQQLPKSQGHAFYKRLNRLLSEAGFDRDIEKLCEPYYQPTGTRGRPSVPPGVYFRMLMVGYFEGIGSQRGIAWRCADSLSLREFLGVPLTEATPDHSTLSRVRDRLPLEVHQEVFRLVLQLAAQQGLLKGKTVAVDSTTLEADAAMKSIVRRDTGEDWKAYVIGLMKKEGVIEKGDEPSDEEVRRFDKKRKNKKVSNAEWVSTTDPSARITKLKDGRTHLAYKAEHVVDIDTELILAAEVYHGDHSDTKTLCDSVMEAQTHLSEAGLEAQIEEAVADKGYHAAEQLELVTSVGVRTYVPEPKRRGESRLSAKPVEQQRAVKGNRRRTKTAKNKRLQRLRSERVERSFAHVCDTGGSRRTWLRGIDKVRKRLLTSALVRNLGLVMRKLFGIGTPRGLQGEGGSAGLMQLAWLLIAAMKNLWDTHARLGARPTESRLQLLTVGGPQEYALRSTGC, from the coding sequence TTGAGCAGGAGCGAAGCGATGGGGATGGGAAGGCGAGAGCGGGATCGGCAGGACGTGTTGTTCGTGACGGCCCAGCAGCTGCCCAAGAGTCAGGGGCACGCGTTCTACAAGCGGCTCAATAGGCTGCTTTCCGAGGCGGGCTTCGACCGCGACATCGAGAAGTTGTGCGAGCCGTACTACCAGCCGACCGGCACGCGTGGGCGGCCGTCGGTCCCGCCGGGAGTCTACTTCCGGATGTTGATGGTGGGTTACTTCGAGGGGATCGGTTCACAGCGGGGCATCGCGTGGCGGTGCGCCGACAGCCTCAGCCTGCGGGAGTTCCTGGGCGTTCCGCTGACCGAGGCGACCCCCGATCACTCGACGCTCAGCCGGGTCCGCGACCGCCTGCCGCTGGAAGTCCACCAGGAAGTGTTCCGGCTGGTGCTGCAACTGGCGGCGCAGCAGGGGCTGCTAAAAGGCAAGACGGTAGCGGTCGATTCGACTACCCTTGAAGCCGATGCGGCGATGAAGAGCATCGTGCGGCGCGACACAGGAGAAGACTGGAAGGCGTACGTCATTGGCTTGATGAAGAAGGAAGGAGTGATCGAAAAAGGAGACGAGCCGAGCGACGAAGAGGTCCGCCGCTTCGATAAGAAGCGGAAGAACAAAAAGGTCTCGAACGCCGAGTGGGTCAGCACGACCGACCCGAGCGCACGGATCACCAAGCTCAAGGACGGCCGCACGCATTTGGCGTACAAGGCGGAGCACGTGGTCGATATCGATACGGAGCTGATCTTGGCGGCAGAGGTCTATCACGGCGACCACAGCGACACGAAGACCCTCTGCGACAGCGTGATGGAGGCGCAGACGCACCTGTCAGAGGCTGGGCTGGAAGCGCAGATCGAAGAAGCGGTTGCCGACAAGGGCTACCACGCTGCCGAGCAGCTGGAACTGGTCACGTCGGTCGGGGTGCGGACGTATGTGCCGGAGCCCAAGCGCCGCGGCGAGTCGCGTCTGAGCGCCAAGCCAGTCGAGCAGCAGCGCGCGGTGAAGGGTAACCGCCGGCGGACCAAGACCGCCAAGAACAAACGGCTCCAGCGGCTGAGGAGTGAACGGGTCGAGCGCAGCTTCGCCCACGTGTGCGACACCGGCGGGTCACGCCGCACATGGCTGCGGGGGATCGACAAGGTGAGGAAGCGGTTACTGACGTCGGCGCTGGTGCGGAACCTGGGCCTGGTAATGCGGAAGCTGTTCGGGATCGGCACGCCGAGGGGCCTGCAGGGCGAAGGTGGCTCCGCCGGGCTTATGCAGCTCGCCTGGCTTCTCATCGCAGCGATGAAGAACTTGTGGGACACACATGCTCGCCTGGGAGCCCGGCCTACAGAGTCACGCCTCCAACTGCTCACAGTTGGCGGGCCACAGGAGTATGCGCTTAGATCAACGGGCTGCTAG
- a CDS encoding right-handed parallel beta-helix repeat-containing protein: MICTKKSGREVEADDEFYLEGGRGMLDRPGEWHLDRETDKLYYLPLADESEVVAVIPALASVLHVEGDAAEGQWVQQIHFRGLTFSHTTWVLPRSSELSGYSQADIHMDGAVRLLGAKRCVFDNCEIAAIGNYGVEIGPGCSGNRVLRCEIHDLGAGGFLIGPKIRPPSDKENVDRVDFPPVLEDPNDACSDNEIADCRIYDGGRYFHCAVGIWIGQSPDNHVHHNEIFDFYYSAISSGWTWGYGRALATGNCFEHNHVHHIGRRRDGDGPVLSDLGGIYTLGDQTGTVIRNNVFHDIWAGKYGGWAIYCDEGTRNILIENNLVYRCRHSCFNQHYGKGNVVRNNIFALGDTSVVMLARAQSHTGFLLTNNILLSDGTPIYAGGYEFSVSTRGAFKADRNLVWSTAGKVIGAQDRFPSRLYEPAEPVLSWEQWQTLGYDQHSVVADPGFRGPDHGDFRLPADSPASRIGFKPFALDAAGPR, translated from the coding sequence ATGATCTGCACGAAGAAGAGCGGGCGGGAAGTGGAGGCCGACGACGAGTTCTATCTGGAGGGGGGTCGCGGCATGCTCGATCGTCCGGGTGAGTGGCATCTCGATCGCGAGACCGACAAGCTCTACTACCTCCCACTGGCGGACGAGTCCGAAGTCGTAGCGGTGATCCCTGCGTTGGCAAGCGTTCTGCACGTGGAAGGCGATGCCGCCGAAGGCCAGTGGGTCCAGCAGATCCACTTCCGGGGATTGACCTTCAGCCACACCACTTGGGTACTGCCAAGGTCGTCGGAGCTCTCCGGTTATAGCCAGGCCGACATACACATGGACGGGGCCGTGCGTCTGTTGGGCGCCAAGCGTTGTGTCTTCGACAACTGTGAGATCGCCGCCATCGGCAACTACGGCGTCGAGATCGGACCGGGTTGCTCTGGGAATCGAGTGTTGCGGTGCGAGATACACGACCTGGGCGCGGGAGGCTTCTTGATCGGCCCCAAGATCCGCCCGCCGTCGGACAAGGAGAACGTCGATCGCGTCGATTTCCCACCCGTCCTGGAGGATCCGAACGATGCGTGCAGCGACAACGAGATTGCTGACTGCCGTATCTACGATGGCGGAAGGTACTTTCACTGCGCAGTAGGCATTTGGATCGGCCAGAGCCCTGACAACCACGTACATCACAACGAGATCTTCGACTTCTACTACTCGGCCATCTCCAGCGGATGGACATGGGGGTACGGCCGTGCCCTGGCCACCGGAAATTGCTTCGAGCACAATCACGTCCACCACATCGGGCGGCGCCGCGACGGCGACGGCCCTGTGCTGAGCGATCTCGGCGGCATCTACACGCTTGGGGACCAGACCGGAACGGTCATCCGGAACAACGTGTTCCACGACATCTGGGCGGGCAAGTACGGCGGCTGGGCCATTTATTGCGACGAGGGCACGCGCAACATCTTGATCGAAAACAACCTGGTCTACCGCTGTCGGCACAGTTGCTTCAACCAGCACTACGGCAAAGGCAACGTCGTGCGCAATAACATCTTCGCGCTGGGCGACACCAGCGTAGTGATGCTTGCCCGCGCCCAATCGCACACCGGCTTCTTGCTGACCAACAACATCTTGCTTAGCGACGGAACGCCGATCTACGCGGGCGGCTACGAGTTTTCGGTGAGTACCCGCGGGGCGTTCAAGGCGGATCGGAATCTAGTCTGGTCTACCGCCGGGAAGGTCATCGGGGCCCAGGATCGCTTTCCCAGCCGTCTCTACGAGCCGGCTGAGCCAGTCTTGAGTTGGGAGCAGTGGCAGACGTTGGGATACGACCAGCATTCGGTCGTCGCCGACCCCGGCTTCCGGGGCCCGGACCACGGAGATTTTCGTCTGCCGGCCGACAGCCCAGCGAGCCGCATCGGCTTCAAGCCCTTCGCGCTCGATGCAGCCGGACCTCGATAG